One window from the genome of Acanthochromis polyacanthus isolate Apoly-LR-REF ecotype Palm Island chromosome 21, KAUST_Apoly_ChrSc, whole genome shotgun sequence encodes:
- the si:ch211-76l23.4 gene encoding uncharacterized protein si:ch211-76l23.4, with translation MKPTKVLELRLKPKPHCAHHRASIMTGVDAVCVCLCVCIYMCMHACVKQGCVFSSYRLPALLACLSLTSAGPSWKLCSTGAAKQQVSIAGAGLNMASSNLSVVLMLLAVAVVTVSAQRRRPATTSTTTGEWNYRDGSERVNMRGVSNLTQVLDNWRFDILNQMRGLLQNDHQSLLPDYARIQPLSEALDDLYKEFNALKSHLGDLTEKFTAIETFIDEVKAGRAANTSPAAAGPGPAPAPAPVPRQTGRRVMKKKATSSSSN, from the exons ATGAAACCAACCAAGGTGCTGGAGCTTCGCCTCAAACCCAAACCACACTGTGCTCACCACCGGGCCTCCATAATGACGGGGGtagatgctgtgtgtgtgtgtctgtgtgtgtgcatctacaTGTGCATGCATGCTTGTGTGAAGCAGGGGTGTGTGTTTTCCTCCTACCGTCTTCCTGCACTTCTTGCATGTCTGTCACTGACTTCTGCAGGTCCGAGCTGGAAGCTTTGCAGTACAGGAGCAGCTAAACAACAGGTATCGATAGCAG GTGCTGGTCTGAACATGGCCTCTTCCAATCTGAGCGTGGTGCTGATGCTGTTGGCCGTTGCTGTGGTAACGGTGTCGGCCCAGAGGCGGCGCCCGGCAACCACCTCGACGACGACGGGCGAGTGGAACTACAGGGATGGCT CCGAGAGGGTGAACATGCGAGGCGTCTCAAACCTGACTCAGGTTCTGGACAACTGGAGGTTCGACATCCTGAACCAGATGCGAGGTCTCCTGCAGAACGACCACCAGTCCCTGCTGCCCGACTACGCCAG GATCCAGCCGCTGTCCGAGGCTCTGGACGACCTCTACAAGGAGTTCAACGCCCTCAAGTCTCACCTGGGTGACCTCACCGAGAAGTTCACCGCCATAGAAACCTTCATCGACGAGGTGAAGGCGGGTCGAGCCGCCAACACCAGCCCGGCTGCAGCTGGTCCCGGTCCGGCTCCAGCTCCGGCTCCGGTGCCCAGACAGACCGGCAGGAGGGTGATGAAGAAGAAggccacctcctcctcctccaactaA